One Burkholderia cepacia genomic window carries:
- a CDS encoding OmpA family protein, with the protein MKNAVSSVFRVARRGRHALFAAALLSLSSLASAGGDKPGAKDHPLLTRFAGATITAYSQTPFDEAFLPNQPIDDEKTAKGLNLEGKVTRISYAIGAGRSTLEVERNYLDALQNGGFQILFRCTAEQCGKGGGGELQSIVINSGRMRQAGGGDANFGGKHRTILAKLPRPSGDAYVFLHIMDDSASNKRALVYEEVVEVKPMQTGQVKVMDSSALQKGLAATGKVALYGIYFDTDKAQVKPESKPQLDEMAKLLTGNPALKVYIVGHTDNQGAFARNADLSQKRAEAVAQALATTYRIAPARLVAKGVASLSPVASNGDDAGRAQNRRVELVQQ; encoded by the coding sequence ATGAAGAACGCAGTATCGTCCGTATTCCGTGTCGCGCGCCGTGGCCGCCACGCGCTGTTCGCCGCCGCGCTGCTGTCGCTTTCGTCGCTGGCGAGCGCTGGCGGCGATAAGCCGGGTGCGAAAGATCATCCGCTGCTCACGCGTTTCGCAGGCGCGACCATCACCGCGTATTCGCAGACGCCCTTCGACGAGGCGTTCCTGCCGAACCAGCCGATCGACGACGAGAAGACCGCCAAGGGCCTGAATCTCGAAGGCAAGGTCACGCGGATCTCATACGCGATCGGCGCGGGCCGGTCGACGCTGGAAGTCGAGCGCAACTACCTCGACGCGCTGCAGAATGGCGGCTTCCAGATCCTGTTCCGCTGCACGGCGGAGCAATGCGGCAAGGGCGGCGGTGGGGAGCTCCAGAGCATCGTGATCAATTCCGGCCGGATGCGGCAGGCGGGCGGCGGCGACGCGAACTTCGGCGGCAAGCACCGCACGATCCTCGCGAAGCTGCCGCGCCCATCCGGCGATGCGTATGTGTTCCTGCACATCATGGACGATTCGGCGTCGAACAAGCGCGCGCTCGTCTACGAGGAAGTCGTCGAGGTGAAGCCGATGCAGACCGGGCAGGTCAAGGTGATGGATTCGAGCGCGCTGCAGAAAGGGCTCGCGGCGACCGGCAAGGTTGCGCTGTACGGCATCTACTTCGATACCGACAAGGCGCAGGTCAAGCCCGAATCGAAGCCGCAGCTCGACGAGATGGCGAAGCTGCTGACCGGCAACCCGGCGCTGAAAGTGTACATCGTCGGCCATACCGACAATCAAGGCGCGTTCGCGCGCAACGCGGACCTGTCGCAGAAGCGCGCCGAAGCGGTCGCGCAGGCGCTGGCGACGACCTATCGCATCGCGCCGGCGCGCCTCGTCGCGAAGGGCGTCGCGTCGCTGTCGCCGGTCGCGTCCAACGGCGACGACGCCGGCCGCGCGCAGAACCGCCGCGTCGAGCTCGTCCAGCAGTAA
- a CDS encoding LysR family transcriptional regulator, with the protein MSKDRPDTYLNDRLDWNLLRTFLAIAREKSVSRAAVRLHVTQPAVSQALRRLEEQLNLRLVDRHGPRIAVTQAGVEVQKIAEDIYGTISRLSLADVDRDRDISGTVRIAMVSGVDFPAYDDFLAEFHRTYPRIEFESQVMRSADVVNSLQQKASTIGLTPRRALPKRIDGRIFQRERYAIYCGRHHRLFDRDGVVPDDLAVQPFVSFSGDKVGDHMSLLTIFRDEMGFTGPVIATSSSMAEVKRFIFAGLGIGCMPEHLVRDDVAQGRFRQLPPDGGVADVDIHFLWAQDRRLSAAETAFVDALHAFLDRQDAPGAADVA; encoded by the coding sequence GTGAGCAAAGACCGTCCCGATACCTACCTGAACGACCGTCTCGACTGGAACCTGCTGCGCACCTTCCTCGCGATCGCGCGCGAGAAGAGCGTGAGCCGGGCGGCGGTGCGCCTGCACGTGACGCAGCCGGCCGTGAGCCAGGCGCTGCGCCGGCTGGAAGAGCAGTTGAACCTGCGGCTCGTCGACCGGCACGGGCCGCGCATCGCGGTCACGCAGGCCGGCGTCGAGGTGCAGAAGATCGCCGAGGACATCTACGGCACGATCTCGCGGCTGTCGCTCGCGGACGTCGATCGCGACCGCGACATCTCCGGCACCGTGCGGATCGCGATGGTGAGCGGTGTCGACTTTCCCGCGTATGACGATTTCCTCGCCGAATTTCATCGGACCTACCCGCGCATCGAGTTCGAAAGCCAGGTGATGCGCAGCGCCGACGTCGTGAACAGCCTTCAGCAGAAGGCGTCGACGATCGGGCTGACGCCGCGCCGCGCATTGCCCAAGCGTATCGACGGCCGCATTTTTCAGCGCGAGCGCTACGCGATCTACTGCGGCCGCCATCACCGGCTGTTCGATCGCGACGGCGTCGTTCCCGACGACCTCGCCGTGCAGCCGTTCGTATCGTTCTCGGGCGACAAGGTCGGCGACCACATGTCGCTGCTGACGATCTTTCGCGACGAGATGGGCTTCACGGGGCCCGTGATTGCAACGTCGTCGAGCATGGCCGAGGTCAAGCGTTTCATCTTCGCGGGGCTCGGCATCGGCTGCATGCCGGAACACCTCGTGCGCGACGACGTCGCGCAAGGACGGTTCCGGCAACTGCCGCCCGACGGCGGCGTCGCCGACGTCGACATCCATTTCCTGTGGGCGCAGGACCGCAGGCTGAGCGCGGCCGAGACGGCGTTCGTCGACGCGCTGCATGCATTCCTCGACAGGCAGGACGCGCCCGGTGCGGCAGACGTGGCCTGA
- a CDS encoding class II aldolase/adducin family protein: MRSLEAARPLAGAPDCPLDCPPDEWAIRTDLAALYRLVAHFRMTDMIDTHISARLPGDTPTFLINRYGILFHEMRASDLVKIDAHGNVIDERAQHDPARFRVNAAGFTIHSAIHAARADLHFVVHTHTAAGIAVSAQEHGLLPISQHALKFYDKLAYHDYEGIALDLGERERLVRDLGPHNAMILRNHGLLAGGATAAGAFHEIYFLERACQAQVQAMAGGAKLVVPPLDVCRRTAAQFQRDESGEITDTAWRAALRLIDNPASDYRC, encoded by the coding sequence ATGCGATCCCTCGAAGCCGCGCGCCCGCTCGCCGGCGCGCCCGACTGCCCGCTTGACTGCCCGCCCGACGAATGGGCGATCCGCACCGACCTCGCCGCGCTGTACCGCCTCGTCGCGCATTTCCGGATGACAGACATGATCGACACGCACATCTCCGCGCGCCTGCCGGGCGACACGCCGACGTTCCTGATCAACCGCTACGGCATCCTGTTCCACGAAATGCGTGCGTCCGACCTCGTGAAGATCGACGCGCACGGCAACGTGATCGACGAACGCGCACAGCACGACCCCGCGCGCTTTCGCGTGAACGCGGCCGGGTTCACGATCCATTCGGCGATCCACGCGGCGCGCGCCGACCTGCACTTCGTCGTGCATACGCACACGGCCGCCGGCATCGCGGTGTCCGCGCAGGAACACGGGCTGCTGCCGATCAGCCAGCACGCGCTGAAGTTCTACGACAAGCTCGCGTACCACGACTACGAAGGCATCGCGCTCGATCTCGGCGAACGCGAGCGGCTCGTGCGCGACCTCGGCCCGCACAACGCGATGATCCTGCGCAACCACGGGCTGCTCGCGGGCGGCGCGACGGCCGCCGGCGCGTTCCACGAAATCTACTTCCTCGAACGCGCGTGCCAGGCGCAGGTGCAGGCGATGGCGGGCGGCGCGAAGCTGGTCGTTCCGCCGCTCGACGTGTGCCGACGCACCGCCGCGCAGTTCCAGCGCGACGAATCGGGCGAGATTACCGACACCGCATGGCGCGCGGCGCTGCGCCTGATCGACAACCCGGCTTCCGACTACCGCTGCTGA
- a CDS encoding DUF3857 and transglutaminase domain-containing protein encodes MRIPVRLLGVACFCLTTCGAHASPSAPDAAAPRPPAAGIDDTPPTTLERDVHEFVIRHDGSLDEHDDSTLRANNANGIDAVAQRYVWFDKNLEKVDLLAAETIDRDGVVHPVGADGIRDVQEPRSAGAPTFQDGLLRTVVFPGVEAGSSTRVAFRKVRTRPLNPGYFGYFVEPSREPVDSQRLIFDVPADMPLYADARGYVARPPVTANGRTRYEFDYRHGPYERIESGAVGYATYGDRLVVSTLPDYAAFAARYRNAAVDPGTDDPAVAQLARTLTANAPDPHDKARILYDWMQANVRYVGLFLGETAAAPHRVTDILRNRYGDCKDHVALFGALLAAVGIRSEPVLINLGSVYTLPSVPGYGGGAINHAITWLPDLGLYADTTTGGIAFGYLPPIVMDRPALLVDTGVLSRTPATQPRTRTARLAIDAARLDAQRYQSYVEDDGWTAELERNLFRRATRERVRQLAVERLRQSGLRGTADLVTTDLAATAGPFGVTMTGTLDHAVWPDGTTALPALSSLTGGIATQVESWLAEPVRTQPWGCIGGTFDETGQIALPADVTVTDLPADTAVHDRFVDFTSHYVFDASARVVQITRRLRADFGRQVCTPDEFTALRASLERIERDTQAQIVVRAKAR; translated from the coding sequence ATGCGCATTCCGGTCCGCCTGCTCGGCGTTGCCTGTTTCTGTCTGACGACGTGCGGCGCGCATGCGTCGCCGTCCGCGCCTGACGCGGCCGCGCCCCGGCCGCCGGCAGCCGGCATCGACGACACCCCGCCGACGACGCTCGAGCGCGACGTCCACGAATTCGTGATCCGGCACGACGGTTCGCTCGACGAGCACGACGATTCGACGCTGCGCGCGAACAACGCGAACGGCATCGATGCCGTCGCGCAGCGCTACGTGTGGTTCGACAAGAATCTCGAGAAGGTGGACCTGCTCGCGGCCGAGACGATCGACCGCGACGGTGTCGTGCATCCGGTCGGCGCGGACGGCATCCGCGACGTGCAGGAACCGCGCTCGGCCGGCGCGCCGACGTTCCAGGACGGGCTGTTGCGCACCGTCGTGTTTCCCGGCGTCGAAGCCGGGTCGAGCACGCGCGTGGCGTTCCGCAAGGTGCGGACCCGGCCGCTCAATCCCGGATATTTCGGTTACTTCGTCGAGCCGTCGCGCGAGCCGGTCGACAGCCAGCGGCTGATCTTCGACGTGCCGGCCGACATGCCGCTGTACGCGGATGCGCGCGGCTACGTCGCGCGGCCGCCGGTCACCGCGAACGGCCGCACGCGCTACGAATTCGACTACCGGCACGGCCCGTACGAGCGCATCGAGAGCGGTGCGGTCGGCTACGCGACCTACGGCGACCGGCTCGTCGTGTCGACGCTGCCCGACTATGCGGCGTTCGCTGCGCGCTACCGCAACGCGGCCGTCGATCCGGGCACGGACGATCCCGCGGTCGCGCAGCTTGCGCGCACGCTCACCGCGAACGCGCCCGACCCGCACGACAAGGCGCGCATCCTGTACGACTGGATGCAGGCGAACGTGCGCTACGTCGGGCTGTTTCTCGGCGAAACGGCTGCCGCGCCGCATCGCGTCACCGACATCCTGCGCAACCGCTACGGCGACTGCAAGGATCATGTCGCGCTGTTCGGCGCGCTGCTCGCGGCGGTCGGCATCCGCAGCGAACCGGTGCTGATCAATCTCGGGTCCGTCTACACGCTGCCGTCGGTGCCCGGTTACGGCGGCGGGGCGATCAATCATGCGATCACGTGGCTGCCCGATCTCGGGCTGTACGCCGACACGACCACCGGCGGCATCGCGTTCGGCTATCTGCCGCCCATCGTGATGGATCGCCCCGCGCTGCTCGTCGATACGGGCGTGCTGTCGCGCACGCCGGCCACGCAGCCGCGCACCCGCACCGCGCGCCTCGCGATCGACGCCGCGCGGCTCGACGCGCAGCGCTACCAGTCGTACGTCGAGGACGACGGCTGGACGGCCGAACTCGAGCGCAACCTGTTTCGCCGCGCGACGCGCGAGCGCGTGCGGCAGCTCGCCGTCGAGCGTCTGCGGCAAAGCGGGCTGCGCGGCACGGCCGACCTCGTCACGACCGACCTGGCGGCGACCGCCGGGCCGTTCGGCGTGACGATGACGGGCACGCTCGACCACGCCGTCTGGCCCGACGGCACGACCGCGTTGCCCGCGCTGTCGAGCCTGACGGGCGGCATCGCGACGCAGGTCGAGAGCTGGCTGGCCGAACCCGTGCGCACGCAGCCGTGGGGCTGCATCGGCGGCACGTTCGACGAGACCGGCCAGATCGCGCTGCCGGCCGACGTCACGGTGACCGACCTGCCGGCCGACACGGCCGTGCACGACCGCTTCGTCGACTTCACGTCGCATTACGTATTCGACGCCAGCGCGCGCGTCGTGCAGATCACGCGGCGGCTGCGCGCGGATTTCGGCCGCCAGGTGTGTACGCCGGACGAATTCACGGCGTTGCGCGCGTCGCTCGAACGCATCGAGCGCGACACGCAGGCGCAGATCGTCGTGCGGGCGAAGGCGCGCTGA
- a CDS encoding DUF1840 domain-containing protein: MVVTFRSSAAPDIVMLRDLAHYLLGLAGKTLDVRGVILADELPGAIARLEQAIREDTARENAHERSTRMLHTDEPPHPGELAQRAWPLLDMMREACKQGRNVMWVM, from the coding sequence ATGGTGGTTACGTTTCGGTCATCCGCCGCACCCGACATCGTGATGCTGCGCGATCTGGCGCACTATCTGCTGGGGCTGGCCGGCAAGACGCTCGATGTCCGGGGCGTGATTCTCGCCGACGAGCTGCCCGGCGCGATCGCGCGGCTGGAGCAGGCGATCCGGGAGGACACCGCCCGGGAAAACGCCCATGAGCGCTCGACGCGGATGCTGCACACGGACGAGCCGCCGCACCCAGGCGAGCTTGCGCAGCGCGCATGGCCGTTGCTCGACATGATGCGCGAAGCCTGCAAGCAGGGGCGGAACGTGATGTGGGTGATGTAG
- a CDS encoding Zn-dependent hydrolase, with the protein MLKINANRLWQSLMEMAKVGATAKGGVRRLALTEADAAGRALFETWCRDAGLALSVDRVGNLFARRAGTRPDAAPVASGSHLDTQPEGGRFDGVYGVLAALELVRTLNDAGIDTERPIEIVVWTNEEGARFAPAMLGSAVFTGALPLDAALAARDAAGASIADALRETGYAGERAVPGAVFDAYFEAHIEQGPVLEESGVPIGVVTGGQAIRWLDVRVTGQAAHAGTTPMQYRKDALFAAADMAAELEAIAADFFPQGLTTIGEWRIANASRNTIAGDVTFTVDLRHPDDAMIADMEAAVRARFGAVAARRGVTVEIGRHWVSPATPFDPACIDAVQRAVKALGYPNQHIISGAGHDAIHLARHCPTAMVFIPCVDGLSHNEAEDALPADVTRGTDVLLHAMLARAGSA; encoded by the coding sequence ATGCTGAAGATCAATGCGAACCGGCTCTGGCAGAGCCTGATGGAAATGGCGAAGGTCGGCGCGACCGCGAAAGGCGGCGTGCGCCGTCTCGCGCTGACAGAAGCGGACGCGGCCGGCCGCGCGCTGTTCGAGACGTGGTGCCGCGACGCGGGGCTCGCGCTGTCGGTCGACCGCGTCGGCAACCTGTTCGCGCGGCGCGCGGGCACGCGGCCCGACGCAGCGCCGGTCGCGAGCGGCAGTCATCTCGACACGCAGCCCGAAGGCGGCCGGTTCGACGGCGTCTATGGCGTGCTCGCCGCGCTCGAGCTCGTGCGCACGCTGAACGATGCAGGCATCGACACCGAACGGCCGATCGAGATCGTCGTCTGGACCAACGAGGAGGGCGCGCGCTTCGCGCCGGCGATGCTCGGCTCGGCCGTGTTCACGGGCGCGTTGCCGCTCGACGCGGCGCTGGCGGCACGCGATGCGGCGGGCGCGAGCATCGCCGACGCGCTGCGCGAGACCGGCTACGCGGGCGAGCGCGCGGTGCCCGGCGCCGTGTTCGACGCCTATTTCGAAGCGCACATCGAGCAGGGCCCCGTGCTCGAGGAAAGCGGCGTGCCGATCGGCGTCGTCACGGGCGGGCAGGCGATCCGCTGGCTCGACGTGCGCGTGACGGGACAAGCCGCGCATGCCGGCACCACACCGATGCAATACCGGAAGGACGCGCTGTTCGCGGCGGCCGACATGGCCGCCGAACTCGAAGCGATCGCGGCCGATTTCTTCCCGCAGGGCTTGACGACGATCGGCGAATGGCGGATCGCCAATGCGTCGCGCAACACCATCGCCGGCGACGTCACGTTCACGGTCGATCTACGCCATCCGGACGACGCCATGATCGCCGACATGGAAGCCGCCGTGCGGGCGCGCTTCGGCGCGGTGGCCGCGCGCCGCGGCGTCACCGTCGAGATCGGCCGGCACTGGGTCAGCCCCGCGACGCCCTTCGATCCGGCCTGCATCGACGCGGTGCAGCGTGCGGTCAAGGCGCTCGGTTACCCGAACCAGCACATCATCAGCGGCGCGGGCCACGACGCGATCCATCTCGCGAGGCACTGCCCGACCGCGATGGTGTTCATCCCGTGCGTTGACGGCCTGTCGCACAACGAAGCCGAGGACGCGCTGCCGGCCGACGTGACGCGCGGCACGGACGTGCTGCTGCACGCGATGCTCGCTCGCGCAGGCAGCGCGTAA
- a CDS encoding MFS transporter encodes MSHPALPNAQPVRAATAAFIGTAVEFYDYYTYATAAALVLGDVFFPTGNHFLSTMASFGTFFVGFIARPLSGAVFGHLGDRVGRKKMLVLTMFLMGIATTGIGLLPGYATIGVWAPVLLVLLRILQGIAVGGEWGGAVLMAGEHAPQGRRTFFASFAQLGSPAGLILSLLAFRCVTSLDHDSFVAWGWRLPFLASFVLLLVGMAIRLGVNESPEFARVRDTHAVAKYPVAEVLRTAWWPIVLAAAATTIGSAGFFFTNTFMISYVTTYLGMSKSFILDCLFVVTVIQLLSQPVSALLAQRFGETRFLTCAAILSMLTPYPMFLLVQTQHPVAIVTGISFAVVTLSAIYAVIAGFMTPAFPTRVRYSGISIAYQLCAMIAGGTTPMIGTMLAQQYRGEWLPLAAFFTLLSFVSLVGIVGLGRYRRRQRADTPAPLAVNP; translated from the coding sequence ATGTCTCACCCTGCTCTGCCCAACGCCCAGCCCGTGCGCGCCGCGACCGCGGCGTTCATCGGTACGGCCGTCGAGTTCTACGACTACTACACGTATGCGACCGCCGCCGCGCTCGTGCTCGGCGACGTGTTCTTCCCGACCGGCAACCATTTCCTGAGCACGATGGCGTCGTTCGGCACGTTCTTCGTCGGCTTCATCGCGCGGCCGCTGAGCGGCGCGGTGTTCGGCCACCTCGGCGACCGTGTCGGCCGCAAGAAGATGCTCGTGCTGACGATGTTCCTGATGGGGATCGCGACGACCGGCATCGGCCTGCTGCCCGGCTACGCGACGATCGGCGTCTGGGCGCCGGTCCTGCTCGTGCTGCTGCGAATCCTGCAGGGCATCGCGGTCGGCGGCGAATGGGGCGGCGCGGTGCTGATGGCGGGCGAGCATGCGCCGCAGGGGCGCCGCACGTTCTTCGCGTCGTTCGCGCAGCTCGGCAGTCCGGCCGGGCTGATCCTGTCGCTGCTCGCATTCCGGTGCGTCACGTCGCTCGATCACGACAGCTTCGTCGCATGGGGCTGGCGGCTGCCGTTCCTCGCGAGCTTCGTGCTGCTGCTGGTCGGGATGGCAATCCGGCTCGGCGTGAACGAGTCGCCGGAATTCGCGCGCGTGCGCGACACGCATGCGGTCGCGAAGTATCCGGTCGCCGAGGTGCTGCGCACCGCGTGGTGGCCGATCGTACTGGCCGCGGCCGCGACCACGATCGGCTCCGCCGGCTTCTTCTTCACCAACACCTTCATGATCTCGTACGTGACGACCTATCTCGGCATGTCGAAGTCGTTCATCCTAGACTGCCTGTTCGTCGTCACCGTGATCCAGCTGCTGTCGCAGCCCGTCTCCGCGCTGCTCGCTCAGCGTTTCGGCGAAACCCGCTTCCTCACCTGCGCTGCGATCCTGTCGATGCTGACGCCCTACCCGATGTTCCTGCTCGTGCAGACGCAGCACCCGGTCGCGATCGTCACCGGCATTTCATTTGCGGTCGTCACGCTGTCGGCGATCTACGCGGTCATCGCCGGCTTCATGACGCCGGCGTTCCCGACGCGCGTCCGCTACTCGGGCATCTCGATCGCGTACCAGCTCTGCGCGATGATCGCGGGCGGCACGACGCCGATGATCGGCACCATGCTCGCCCAGCAATACCGCGGCGAATGGCTGCCGCTCGCGGCGTTCTTCACGCTGCTGTCGTTCGTGTCGCTGGTCGGCATAGTCGGCCTCGGACGCTACCGCCGCCGGCAGCGGGCCGACACGCCCGCGCCGCTCGCCGTGAATCCGTGA
- a CDS encoding RraA family protein: MALPLDPELAQRLRDVSLPTLGHFLETGFAHATLRALVPHAKLVGRAVTLQLRSPDAIAVNRALARLAPGDVLVIDMRDDHAHACVGAVTATAAQCAGAAGIVIDGVATDAVELRQIGLPVFARGTSALTTKRLDDGASAFGVPVQCGGVTVAPGAIVIADDNGVLFSDAATLASVIDAALASDRAEPALLARLRAGEPAADVLCVPSHNEYSPR; this comes from the coding sequence ATGGCGCTTCCGCTTGATCCCGAACTCGCGCAACGCCTGCGCGACGTCAGCCTGCCGACGCTCGGTCACTTCCTCGAAACGGGCTTCGCGCACGCGACGCTGCGCGCGCTGGTGCCGCACGCGAAGCTGGTCGGCCGCGCGGTCACGCTGCAGTTGCGCAGCCCCGACGCGATCGCCGTCAACCGCGCGCTGGCGCGGCTCGCGCCCGGCGACGTGCTCGTGATCGACATGCGGGACGACCACGCGCACGCGTGCGTCGGCGCGGTCACGGCCACCGCCGCGCAATGCGCGGGCGCAGCCGGCATCGTGATCGACGGCGTCGCGACCGACGCCGTCGAGTTGCGGCAGATCGGCCTGCCGGTGTTCGCGCGCGGCACGAGCGCGCTGACGACCAAGCGGCTCGACGACGGCGCGAGCGCGTTCGGCGTGCCCGTGCAATGCGGCGGCGTGACGGTCGCGCCCGGCGCGATCGTGATCGCCGACGACAACGGCGTGCTGTTCTCCGACGCCGCGACGCTCGCGTCCGTCATCGATGCCGCACTCGCGTCCGACCGCGCGGAGCCAGCGCTGCTCGCGCGGCTGCGGGCCGGCGAGCCCGCGGCCGACGTGCTGTGCGTCCCGTCGCACAACGAGTATTCGCCGCGCTAA
- a CDS encoding HpcH/HpaI aldolase/citrate lyase family protein, whose protein sequence is MPAPYPARPLAALRRAWLFAPGADPGAHAAALRTQADAIVADLEEMTAPADRPAGRRLIVTLLADAAACGALGAVRINPLERGGYADLEHVMAGRPHAVFLPHAEAPEQLVLLANALAALEARHGIPDGSTEIVPTIESARGLVRLNAMLGASPRIRHAMLAVEDLAASLGARRTPGGQELLYARSRFLVECVSAGCGAIDLPCTYRAADVLARDLDMSTQLGFRSKCAVFAEHVDAINRALTPSAADASAAQTLLDAYRAQTISGDRDVRGRIDAPDANNARRVLERYDECRLSAANACANAGISAIDVSD, encoded by the coding sequence ATGCCGGCACCCTATCCTGCCCGCCCGCTCGCCGCGCTTCGGCGAGCGTGGCTGTTCGCCCCCGGCGCCGATCCCGGCGCCCATGCCGCCGCGTTGCGCACGCAGGCCGATGCGATCGTCGCCGACCTGGAGGAAATGACCGCGCCCGCCGACCGGCCGGCGGGCCGACGCCTGATCGTCACGCTGCTCGCCGACGCGGCCGCCTGCGGCGCGCTCGGCGCGGTGCGGATCAATCCACTCGAGCGCGGCGGCTACGCGGACCTCGAACACGTGATGGCGGGACGACCGCACGCAGTGTTCCTGCCGCATGCCGAAGCGCCGGAACAGCTCGTGCTGCTGGCAAACGCGCTGGCCGCGCTCGAAGCACGCCACGGCATCCCGGACGGCTCGACGGAGATCGTCCCAACGATCGAATCGGCGCGTGGGCTCGTCCGGCTGAACGCGATGCTCGGCGCGAGTCCGCGCATTCGCCACGCGATGCTCGCGGTCGAAGACCTTGCGGCGAGCCTCGGCGCGCGCCGCACGCCCGGCGGGCAGGAGCTGCTGTACGCGCGCAGCCGCTTCCTGGTCGAATGCGTCTCGGCCGGCTGCGGAGCGATCGATCTGCCATGCACCTACCGCGCCGCCGACGTCCTTGCGCGCGACCTCGACATGTCGACGCAGCTCGGCTTCCGCTCGAAGTGCGCGGTGTTCGCGGAACACGTCGACGCGATCAACCGCGCGCTGACGCCGTCCGCGGCGGACGCAAGCGCGGCGCAAACGCTGCTCGACGCCTATCGAGCGCAGACGATATCCGGGGATCGCGACGTGCGCGGCAGGATCGACGCGCCCGACGCGAACAACGCGCGGCGCGTGCTCGAAAGGTACGACGAATGCCGGCTCTCCGCCGCGAACGCATGCGCGAACGCCGGCATAAGCGCCATTGATGTTTCGGATTAG
- a CDS encoding DUF3617 domain-containing protein, whose product MKLLIASVLAGFAVSSIAQTVSPGMWHDETAYTLNGKPLPTTQAPDECLAEADAKNIRKTMEYRMKRDNIHCTITNWDYAGSALQVGLSCANAQGRGTAKVTGTVTPTSYDLKGQGGGQTAQGGPYTMAWSWRGKRVGDCR is encoded by the coding sequence ATGAAACTCCTGATCGCCTCCGTGCTCGCCGGCTTCGCCGTGTCGTCCATCGCCCAGACCGTGTCGCCCGGCATGTGGCACGACGAAACCGCCTACACGTTGAACGGCAAGCCGCTGCCGACCACGCAGGCGCCCGACGAGTGCCTGGCGGAGGCGGACGCGAAGAACATCCGCAAGACGATGGAATACCGGATGAAGCGCGACAACATTCATTGCACGATCACGAACTGGGACTATGCGGGCTCGGCGCTGCAGGTCGGGCTGTCGTGCGCGAACGCGCAGGGCCGCGGCACGGCGAAGGTGACCGGCACGGTCACGCCGACGAGCTACGACCTGAAGGGGCAGGGCGGCGGGCAGACCGCGCAGGGCGGCCCCTATACGATGGCGTGGAGCTGGCGCGGCAAGCGGGTCGGCGACTGCCGATAG
- a CDS encoding 2-hydroxyacid dehydrogenase produces the protein MTTIALLSKSYDMSHLAEPIRRAAPGLRVAVHGEPGAADAEIAACWDPPPGALAAMPNLRLIHSIAAGVDNILADPALPALPLCRVVDPQHARGMSEFVTWGVLHFHRRLDFVLDNQRAARWFRPTQAHPSACTVGIMGLGEIGSRVAVDLRQLGFAVRGWARQPRALPGIDLFEHEDGLRAFLAGTDILVCLLPLTSETRGILSAATFAALKPRAKLIHVGRGEHLVAPDLAAALYDGQLGGAIVDVFPVEPLPPGDPLWRTPNLIVTPHMASVASDDTIGQQVAQNVLRLLNGEPLRNLVDVARGY, from the coding sequence ATGACAACCATCGCACTGCTCAGCAAAAGCTACGACATGTCCCATCTCGCCGAGCCGATCCGGCGCGCCGCGCCCGGATTGCGCGTAGCCGTGCACGGCGAGCCGGGCGCCGCCGACGCGGAGATCGCCGCGTGCTGGGACCCGCCTCCGGGGGCGCTCGCCGCGATGCCGAACCTGCGGCTCATCCACAGCATCGCGGCCGGCGTCGACAACATCCTCGCCGATCCCGCGCTGCCGGCGCTGCCGCTGTGCCGCGTCGTCGATCCGCAGCATGCGCGCGGGATGAGCGAGTTCGTCACGTGGGGCGTGCTGCACTTCCATCGCCGGCTCGATTTCGTGCTCGACAATCAGCGCGCCGCGCGCTGGTTCCGCCCGACGCAGGCGCATCCGTCGGCATGCACGGTCGGCATCATGGGGCTCGGCGAGATCGGCTCGCGCGTCGCCGTCGATCTGCGGCAGCTCGGCTTCGCGGTGCGCGGATGGGCGCGTCAACCGCGGGCGCTGCCCGGCATCGACCTGTTCGAGCACGAAGACGGCTTGCGCGCGTTCCTCGCGGGCACCGACATCCTCGTGTGCCTGCTGCCGCTCACGAGCGAGACGCGCGGCATCCTGAGCGCGGCGACGTTCGCCGCGCTCAAGCCCCGCGCGAAGCTGATCCATGTCGGCCGCGGCGAGCATCTCGTCGCGCCCGATCTCGCGGCGGCGTTGTACGACGGTCAGCTCGGCGGCGCGATCGTCGATGTGTTCCCGGTCGAGCCGCTGCCGCCCGGCGATCCGCTGTGGCGCACGCCGAACCTGATCGTCACGCCGCACATGGCGTCGGTCGCCAGCGACGACACGATCGGGCAGCAGGTCGCGCAGAACGTGCTGCGGCTGCTGAACGGCGAGCCGCTGCGCAACCTGGTGGACGTCGCGCGCGGCTACTGA